The sequence below is a genomic window from Kitasatospora kifunensis.
CGGACGTTGGCCTTGGAAGCCGGCGTCGCGGAGCTGAGCGTGAGCATCAGCCACGACGGCGGCTTCGCCATCGCCGTCGCCGTGGCCGCCGTCCGGCAGTGAGCATCGCGCGGCACCGGCTCACTGCCGGTTTCAGCACAGCGAGTTCATCACCTTCATCCACCGACAGACAAGGAATCGGAATCATGTCCAGCTCCGTGGACCAGGTCAAGGCATGGATCCTCAAGCGCCACCCCGAGCGCACCGACATCCCCGCCGACCTCGACCTGATCGACAACCGGCTCATCGACTCCCTGGCGTTCGCCGAATTCCTCTTCCTGCTGGAGGAACTCGGCGGGCAGACCATCGACCGGGGGAGCCTCGTGGTGGACGACTTCCGCACGCTGGCGCGGATCGAGCAGAAGTACCTGCGCGCAGCGGTGCGCTGAGGGGATCGGGAGACCGTCATGCGCTACGTCGAGGACTACGAACAGGGACGGACGTACGAGCTCGGCACGTACAAGGTCACCGAGCAGGAGATCGTCGACTTCGGACGCAGGTTCGACCCGCAGCCCTACCACGTCGACGCGGAACTCGGTGAGGACTCGCTCTTCCAGGGCCTGGTGGCCAGCGGTTGGCACACCTGTGGGATGTTCATGCGCCTGTATGTGGACACGCTGCTGGGAGGCGCCGCCGTCGAGGGCTCGCCCGGGGTCGACGAACTCCGCTGGCTGAAGCCGGTCCGGCCGGGGGACGTCCTGACCGGAAGGCTCACGATCGTCGGCGTCACCGCGTCGATGACCCGGCCCGGCTGCTCGACCCTGCACAAGCGCGGTGAACTCACCGACGCCCAGGGGCAGCCGGTCATGCGTCTGACCCTGTACAGCATGTTCCGCCACCGCCCGCGTGACTGAAGCCGGCCCGCTGCTCCACCGCCCTGTCCTTCCGGGGCAGGACGACGACGCGTATACCGACA
It includes:
- a CDS encoding MaoC family dehydratase; protein product: MRYVEDYEQGRTYELGTYKVTEQEIVDFGRRFDPQPYHVDAELGEDSLFQGLVASGWHTCGMFMRLYVDTLLGGAAVEGSPGVDELRWLKPVRPGDVLTGRLTIVGVTASMTRPGCSTLHKRGELTDAQGQPVMRLTLYSMFRHRPRD
- a CDS encoding acyl carrier protein — encoded protein: MSSSVDQVKAWILKRHPERTDIPADLDLIDNRLIDSLAFAEFLFLLEELGGQTIDRGSLVVDDFRTLARIEQKYLRAAVR